In the genome of Pseudoglutamicibacter cumminsii, one region contains:
- the recA gene encoding recombinase RecA codes for MAAQDREKALNQALAQIDRQFGKGAVMRLGDETKAPIETISTSSIALDAALGIGGLPRGRVVEIYGPESSGKTTVALHAVANAQRNGGIAAFIDAEHALDPVYAAKIGVDTDALLVAQPDTGEQALEIMDMLVSSGTIDIVVIDSVAALVPRAEIEGEMGDSHVGLQARLMSQALRKITGRLAQSKTTAIFINQLREKIGVFFGSPETTTGGKALKFYASVRVDVRRIETLKDGANPVGNRTRAKIVKNKMAPPFKQAEFDILYGEGISREGGLIDMGVENGLVKKSGAWYTYDGDQLGQGKENARRFLKDNPDLADELERQIRIKLGIDEDPEAGNENDANLQAVPEA; via the coding sequence ATGGCAGCACAGGATCGTGAGAAGGCACTGAATCAGGCCCTCGCGCAGATTGACCGTCAGTTCGGCAAGGGTGCCGTGATGCGCCTTGGTGATGAAACTAAGGCGCCTATTGAGACGATCTCTACTAGCTCGATTGCGCTCGATGCGGCGTTGGGCATCGGTGGTTTGCCGCGTGGCCGCGTCGTTGAGATTTACGGCCCGGAATCCTCGGGTAAGACGACCGTTGCGCTTCACGCTGTGGCTAATGCACAGCGCAACGGCGGTATCGCGGCGTTCATCGACGCCGAGCACGCTCTGGATCCGGTGTACGCCGCCAAGATTGGTGTGGACACCGATGCGCTCTTGGTTGCACAGCCTGACACAGGTGAGCAGGCGCTCGAGATCATGGACATGCTCGTGTCTTCCGGCACGATCGATATCGTCGTGATCGACTCGGTAGCGGCACTCGTTCCGCGTGCGGAAATCGAAGGTGAGATGGGTGACTCTCACGTTGGTCTGCAGGCACGTTTGATGTCCCAGGCTTTACGTAAGATCACCGGTCGCCTCGCCCAGTCCAAGACGACCGCGATCTTCATTAACCAGCTACGTGAGAAGATCGGTGTCTTCTTCGGGTCTCCGGAAACCACGACGGGTGGTAAGGCTCTGAAGTTCTACGCTTCGGTCCGTGTTGATGTGCGCCGTATCGAGACCCTCAAGGACGGCGCCAACCCGGTGGGTAACCGTACCCGCGCTAAGATCGTCAAGAACAAGATGGCGCCTCCGTTCAAGCAGGCAGAGTTCGACATCCTTTACGGCGAAGGCATCTCGCGTGAGGGTGGTCTGATTGACATGGGTGTCGAGAACGGCCTGGTCAAGAAGTCTGGTGCTTGGTACACGTACGACGGCGATCAGCTCGGTCAGGGTAAGGAAAATGCGCGTCGCTTCCTGAAAGACAATCCGGACCTCGCCGATGAGCTTGAGCGTCAGATCCGCATCAAGCTGGGCATCGATGAAGACCCAGAAGCGGGTAACGAGAACGACGCCAACCTGCAGGCTGTCCCTGAAGCATGA
- a CDS encoding regulatory protein RecX translates to MSRIPDTSGNPGENPAGLSDEKLAERQRLQDLLGLVPASSLSQPSSDNAPAKPSDAKKAGRGSKRKTKPASIQQLQRQLKTLREQRREREHQPLTGAAAPAFGRTQGDEDESIRTDQANSADALSNAGTDSAPVQEWLNTDAEVPEWMLGDLPEDILELIEESETRGGTSIEPGSRHDKTKAAPRNAVSGSPDAASETSELTPERTPELTTEQAERLCRETALRLLSTRARSRHEIEENLRGKELPAEAITHVMDRFEEVGLIDDEAFAQAWVESRNRSKGYASARLAQELRRKGIAEEHIAAALEQLDGDELRAQAESLALKRLGHNDLPPDRYGPDRKEREKVMRRIVSHLQRKGYAPGVCMAATRSAMERHDNGERG, encoded by the coding sequence ATGAGCCGCATCCCGGACACGTCCGGGAACCCAGGAGAGAATCCTGCCGGACTGAGTGACGAAAAGCTTGCCGAGCGCCAGCGCCTCCAAGACCTCTTGGGGCTGGTGCCGGCAAGCTCACTCAGCCAACCCTCAAGCGACAACGCGCCTGCGAAGCCCTCTGACGCGAAGAAAGCAGGGCGAGGCTCGAAACGCAAAACCAAACCGGCTTCGATCCAACAGCTGCAACGCCAACTCAAAACGCTTCGTGAACAACGTCGCGAACGCGAACACCAACCGCTCACAGGTGCCGCGGCGCCCGCATTCGGCCGAACACAGGGCGACGAAGATGAGAGCATCCGTACCGACCAAGCCAACAGTGCGGATGCCCTGAGCAACGCGGGTACCGACAGCGCTCCAGTTCAGGAATGGCTCAACACTGACGCCGAGGTTCCAGAGTGGATGCTCGGCGATCTCCCCGAAGACATCCTCGAACTCATCGAGGAAAGCGAGACCCGAGGGGGAACATCCATCGAACCGGGCAGCCGCCATGACAAAACGAAAGCGGCACCCCGCAACGCGGTATCTGGCAGCCCAGATGCCGCATCTGAGACTTCCGAACTGACGCCAGAACGAACGCCGGAACTAACTACAGAACAAGCCGAACGTCTGTGCCGCGAAACAGCGTTGAGGTTGCTTTCAACACGCGCCCGATCGCGGCACGAAATCGAAGAAAACCTGCGCGGAAAAGAACTCCCCGCCGAAGCCATCACCCACGTCATGGACCGATTCGAAGAAGTTGGACTCATCGACGATGAAGCCTTCGCGCAAGCGTGGGTCGAATCTCGGAACCGGTCGAAAGGCTACGCATCAGCACGCCTAGCTCAAGAGCTACGCCGTAAAGGCATCGCGGAAGAACACATCGCCGCGGCTCTCGAACAACTCGACGGAGACGAGCTCCGAGCCCAAGCAGAAAGCCTTGCACTCAAGCGCCTCGGCCACAACGACCTACCACCAGACCGCTACGGACCAGACCGCAAAGAACGCGAAAAAGTTATGCGTCGGATCGTGAGCCACCTACAGCGAAAAGGCTACGCACCCGGCGTCTGCATGGCGGCAACCCGCTCCGCGATGGAACGCCACGACAACGGCGAACGCGGCTAA
- a CDS encoding FBP domain-containing protein, whose amino-acid sequence MQAVSVDALAGCFVNATRREAAAAVPPFPLAEYHWETMEFLGWRDQKDRTRAYLVLEVDGVLRGAVLRPTHTPGVHGVCALCRDVSELAGVRMFSARRAGDSGRSGNSVATLIHEDFRCSEYARRLPTPMEGALDPELFSSQRVEALRKRSTGFMRRVIG is encoded by the coding sequence ATGCAGGCTGTGAGTGTTGATGCGTTGGCTGGTTGTTTTGTGAATGCGACGCGTCGCGAGGCGGCTGCGGCTGTCCCGCCGTTTCCTTTGGCTGAGTATCACTGGGAGACGATGGAGTTTTTGGGTTGGCGGGATCAGAAGGACCGCACGCGTGCTTATCTTGTGCTTGAGGTGGATGGGGTTTTGCGTGGCGCTGTTTTGCGTCCGACGCATACTCCTGGCGTGCATGGCGTGTGCGCTTTGTGCCGTGATGTGAGTGAGTTGGCTGGGGTTCGAATGTTTTCGGCTCGTCGCGCTGGGGACTCTGGGCGTTCTGGTAATTCGGTTGCGACGTTGATCCACGAGGATTTCCGGTGCTCCGAGTATGCGCGGCGTCTGCCGACCCCGATGGAGGGTGCACTTGACCCTGAGTTGTTTAGTTCTCAGCGGGTTGAGGCTTTGCGGAAGCGTTCCACCGGATTTATGCGCCGCGTGATCGGTTAG
- the miaB gene encoding tRNA (N6-isopentenyl adenosine(37)-C2)-methylthiotransferase MiaB: protein MTASNPATEPQTNGAEATARTYQVNTFGCQMNVHDSERIAGLLETAGMIPVDADANEGEADVVVFNTCAVRENADNKLYGHLGMLKAAKDENPNLQIAVGGCLAQKDRDTIVKRAPWVDVVFGTHNVGSLPVLLDRARHNKEAQVEILEALEVFPSTLPAKRESHSAGWVSISVGCNNTCTFCIVPSLRGKEKDRRPGEILAEVQALVDDGAIEVTLLGQNVNSYGVEFGDRQAFSKLLRACGEIEGLERVRFTSPHPAMFTDDVIEAMAETPNVMPQLHMPLQSGSDKVLKAMRRSYRSKKFLGILEKVRERMPHAAITTDIIVGFPGETEEDFQETMRVVEEARFHQAFTFQYSPRPGTPAAEYENQVPKDVVQERFERLVALQDRISAEENQKLLGTTVELIVADSKGRKAEETGRLAGRAQDQRLVHFSVPEGAETPRPGDAVTVPITHAGSFHLLSDPSIEQYSLRRTRSGDAWERAQADSCSPGGGTSGKGVSLGMPSLRPEA, encoded by the coding sequence ATGACTGCTTCAAACCCAGCAACCGAACCCCAGACCAACGGTGCGGAGGCGACCGCGCGCACCTACCAGGTCAACACGTTCGGGTGCCAGATGAACGTCCACGACTCCGAACGGATCGCCGGCCTGCTTGAAACCGCAGGCATGATCCCAGTCGACGCCGACGCCAACGAAGGCGAGGCCGACGTCGTCGTGTTCAACACGTGCGCAGTGCGTGAAAACGCAGACAATAAGCTTTACGGTCACCTCGGCATGCTCAAAGCAGCCAAAGACGAAAACCCTAACCTGCAGATCGCCGTCGGTGGTTGCCTCGCGCAGAAAGACCGCGACACCATCGTCAAACGTGCCCCGTGGGTCGACGTTGTCTTCGGAACCCACAACGTAGGGTCCCTTCCGGTGCTCCTTGACCGTGCACGCCACAACAAGGAAGCACAGGTTGAAATCCTCGAAGCGCTCGAGGTGTTCCCATCCACGTTGCCCGCTAAGCGTGAATCACACTCCGCGGGCTGGGTTTCCATCTCCGTTGGTTGCAACAACACGTGCACGTTCTGCATCGTGCCCTCGCTACGCGGGAAAGAAAAAGACCGCCGCCCAGGCGAGATCCTCGCCGAAGTGCAAGCACTCGTCGACGACGGCGCGATCGAAGTGACCCTGCTCGGGCAGAACGTGAACTCCTACGGCGTCGAATTCGGCGACCGCCAAGCATTCTCCAAGCTGCTGCGCGCTTGCGGCGAGATCGAAGGTCTCGAACGCGTCCGCTTCACCTCGCCGCACCCAGCGATGTTCACCGACGACGTGATCGAGGCGATGGCTGAAACCCCGAACGTCATGCCGCAGCTGCACATGCCGCTGCAGTCCGGCTCGGACAAGGTCCTGAAGGCCATGCGCCGTTCATACCGTTCCAAGAAGTTCCTCGGGATCCTCGAGAAGGTTCGTGAGCGTATGCCGCACGCTGCGATCACGACCGACATCATCGTCGGCTTCCCGGGTGAAACCGAGGAAGACTTCCAAGAAACCATGCGTGTGGTTGAAGAAGCCCGCTTCCACCAGGCCTTCACATTCCAGTATTCGCCACGGCCAGGAACCCCGGCCGCAGAATACGAAAACCAGGTTCCTAAGGACGTTGTGCAGGAACGTTTCGAACGTCTCGTCGCGCTCCAAGACCGTATCTCCGCCGAGGAAAACCAGAAGCTACTCGGAACCACGGTTGAGCTCATCGTCGCTGACTCGAAGGGCCGCAAAGCTGAAGAAACCGGCCGGCTCGCGGGCCGCGCTCAAGACCAGCGTCTCGTGCATTTCTCCGTTCCGGAGGGTGCGGAAACCCCACGTCCGGGCGATGCCGTAACCGTACCGATCACACACGCCGGTTCCTTCCACTTGCTGTCAGACCCGAGCATCGAACAGTACAGCCTGCGCCGCACCCGCTCCGGAGACGCGTGGGAACGCGCACAAGCTGACTCGTGCTCGCCAGGTGGCGGCACAAGCGGTAAGGGCGTTTCGCTTGGTATGCCGAGCCTGCGTCCAGAAGCCTAG
- the miaA gene encoding tRNA (adenosine(37)-N6)-dimethylallyltransferase MiaA, which translates to MSRPVIAVVGPTGTGKSELALELCHMLDGEVVNTDALQFYRGMDIGTAKLPVAERQGIEHHLLDIMDVAEEASVAVFQEQARDAIAQIQARGKTAVLVGGSGLYVRAVLDEIEFPPTDPQVRAEIEEWAAGRTIEEVRESLRDVDPESAAKINDLRRMIRALEVHRISGRTFTSYMPQRIYHQPTFQVGLDLDPAILNEALLRRVHRMYHAGLLDEVRGLIPRGLREGRTASAAIGYKQALAVLDGEMSQDEAIESTHIATRQFAKRQRTWFRADPRVTHYDAGAGTREVARAFVAEAFPDAR; encoded by the coding sequence ATGTCGCGCCCTGTCATCGCGGTGGTTGGCCCCACCGGAACCGGTAAATCTGAGCTCGCGCTCGAGCTATGCCACATGCTCGATGGTGAAGTAGTCAACACTGATGCGTTGCAGTTCTACCGTGGCATGGACATCGGCACCGCCAAGCTTCCTGTAGCAGAGCGGCAGGGGATCGAACACCACCTGCTCGACATCATGGACGTAGCCGAGGAAGCTTCGGTTGCGGTGTTCCAAGAGCAAGCCCGCGATGCGATCGCTCAGATCCAGGCGCGCGGGAAAACCGCTGTGCTCGTGGGAGGGTCGGGCCTGTATGTGCGCGCGGTCCTGGACGAGATCGAGTTTCCGCCCACTGACCCGCAGGTCCGGGCTGAGATCGAAGAATGGGCGGCCGGACGCACCATCGAGGAAGTCCGCGAAAGCTTGCGCGACGTTGACCCCGAGAGCGCCGCGAAGATCAACGACCTGCGCCGCATGATCCGCGCGCTCGAAGTGCACCGCATCAGCGGCCGCACCTTCACGTCCTACATGCCGCAACGTATATATCACCAGCCCACGTTTCAGGTGGGGCTCGACCTCGATCCGGCCATCCTCAACGAGGCCCTCCTACGCCGGGTTCACCGCATGTACCATGCCGGCCTGCTCGACGAGGTCCGCGGTCTCATCCCGCGCGGCCTGCGGGAAGGACGGACCGCATCGGCAGCTATTGGATATAAGCAAGCGCTAGCGGTACTCGACGGCGAGATGAGCCAAGACGAAGCGATCGAAAGCACCCACATCGCTACACGACAGTTCGCCAAGCGGCAGAGGACGTGGTTCCGCGCTGATCCGCGGGTCACACATTACGATGCGGGGGCCGGCACGCGCGAGGTCGCCCGCGCTTTCGTTGCAGAAGCATTCCCTGACGCTCGGTAG
- a CDS encoding class I SAM-dependent methyltransferase — protein sequence MAEHYFTAEPVTPEARKRITVSLADRELDVHTAAGIFSPAGVDKGTQILLDEAPTPPARGTMLDIGCGWGPIALTLALRAPKADVWGVDVNERAMDLARLNASDAGAQNVTVCSPEDVPADVGFDLIWSNPPIRVGKQVLHEILMTWLPRLNPGGEAYLVVQKNLGSDSLQKWLAANLPADWTVDRYARKKEFRILRVARPE from the coding sequence ATGGCCGAGCATTACTTCACAGCGGAACCGGTGACCCCCGAAGCCCGCAAGCGCATCACTGTTTCACTTGCAGACCGTGAGCTTGACGTCCACACCGCGGCAGGCATCTTCAGCCCCGCCGGCGTGGATAAGGGAACCCAGATTCTGCTGGATGAAGCGCCTACCCCGCCGGCCCGCGGGACGATGCTCGATATCGGCTGCGGATGGGGTCCTATCGCGCTCACCTTGGCCTTGCGCGCACCGAAAGCGGACGTGTGGGGCGTGGACGTCAATGAGCGCGCGATGGATCTCGCCCGGCTTAACGCGTCCGATGCGGGCGCTCAGAACGTCACGGTGTGTTCCCCTGAAGATGTGCCGGCCGATGTCGGTTTCGATCTGATCTGGTCGAATCCGCCCATCCGGGTAGGCAAGCAGGTGCTCCACGAGATCCTGATGACGTGGCTTCCGCGCCTCAACCCTGGCGGCGAGGCATATCTTGTGGTTCAGAAAAACCTCGGCTCCGATTCCCTGCAGAAGTGGCTCGCCGCAAATCTGCCAGCCGACTGGACGGTTGACCGCTACGCCCGCAAGAAAGAGTTCCGCATCCTGCGCGTGGCCCGCCCCGAATGA
- the hflX gene encoding GTPase HflX: MTDHGSNTPDTPSEKSSTEHDREIQATIERILAADRERERLAGRGGSSADTTGSADSVAAEGVEVGAEGSDAADAVDPDAQASGRGQRGSFLRFGQAEALDVGQTEHSRFDGLQQDLEERRATRRVQGLSTELEDISEVEYRQLRLERVVLAGLWSDGTAEQAENSLRELAALAETAGSEVLDGVIQRRVKPDPGTYFGSGKATELRDIVNEVGADTVIVDSELAPSQRRGLEDVIKVKVIDRTALILDIFAQHAKSREGKAQVELAQLEYLLPRLRGWGESMSRQAGGQVAGGAGIGSRGPGETKIELDRRRIRNRMAKLRREIKGMKPAREAKRANRKRHSVPSVAIVGYTNAGKSSLLNRLTDAGVLVENALFATLDPTVRSTETPDGIGYTLTDTVGFVRNLPTHLVEAFRSTLEEAADADVLLHVVDASHPDPMSQIQAVHEVLADVEADGPEIIVLNKADLADTHTLAQLRRNYPEHVVVSARTGQGIEELKEAISRAIPRPHTEVRALIPYTEGDLVARLHGHDAELLELEHVEDGTRIHALVRPDLADLLAPYAEADGAEDGTDKGAEAGADA; this comes from the coding sequence ATGACCGACCACGGCAGCAACACCCCCGATACCCCTTCGGAGAAAAGCTCAACAGAACACGACCGCGAGATCCAAGCGACGATCGAAAGGATCCTCGCCGCCGATCGTGAGCGTGAGCGGCTCGCTGGCCGCGGGGGTAGCTCCGCAGATACAACAGGCTCCGCAGATTCTGTAGCGGCAGAAGGTGTAGAAGTAGGGGCAGAAGGCTCAGATGCGGCCGATGCGGTGGATCCGGACGCGCAGGCTAGCGGGCGTGGGCAGCGGGGATCGTTCTTGCGCTTCGGTCAGGCTGAAGCCCTTGACGTGGGGCAGACCGAGCATTCCCGCTTCGATGGTCTGCAACAAGACCTTGAGGAGCGCCGCGCGACCCGCCGTGTGCAAGGTCTCTCGACCGAGCTTGAAGATATTTCTGAGGTCGAATACCGCCAGCTGCGGCTCGAACGAGTCGTCCTGGCGGGCCTATGGTCTGACGGCACTGCCGAGCAGGCGGAGAACTCGTTGCGTGAGCTTGCCGCGCTCGCCGAAACCGCGGGCTCGGAAGTGTTGGACGGTGTGATCCAGCGCCGCGTGAAACCGGACCCAGGAACGTACTTCGGTTCGGGTAAAGCAACCGAGCTGCGTGACATCGTGAACGAAGTTGGCGCGGACACCGTGATTGTCGACAGTGAGCTCGCACCGTCCCAGCGTCGTGGTCTCGAAGACGTCATCAAGGTCAAGGTCATTGACCGGACCGCGTTGATCCTGGATATCTTCGCTCAGCACGCTAAATCCCGCGAAGGTAAAGCCCAGGTTGAGCTCGCACAGCTCGAATATCTCTTGCCGCGTCTTCGCGGTTGGGGTGAGTCGATGTCGCGTCAGGCTGGTGGTCAGGTTGCTGGTGGTGCCGGTATCGGTTCGCGTGGTCCCGGTGAAACGAAGATTGAGCTCGACCGTCGCCGCATTCGCAACCGGATGGCTAAGCTACGCCGCGAAATCAAAGGCATGAAGCCCGCTCGCGAAGCCAAGCGAGCCAACCGTAAGCGTCACTCGGTGCCTTCTGTGGCCATCGTCGGCTACACCAACGCAGGCAAGTCCTCGCTGCTCAATAGGCTCACGGACGCCGGGGTGCTTGTGGAGAACGCGCTGTTCGCCACGCTGGACCCAACCGTGCGTTCTACGGAAACCCCTGACGGCATCGGCTATACGCTCACCGACACGGTCGGTTTCGTGCGCAACCTGCCGACCCACCTCGTTGAGGCGTTCCGCTCCACACTCGAAGAGGCCGCGGACGCTGATGTGCTGCTCCACGTGGTGGACGCGTCCCACCCGGATCCGATGTCGCAGATCCAAGCGGTGCACGAGGTTCTCGCGGATGTTGAAGCGGACGGCCCCGAGATCATCGTGCTCAACAAGGCGGACCTGGCCGATACGCACACGCTGGCTCAGTTGCGCCGCAACTACCCTGAGCACGTTGTGGTTTCTGCTCGCACAGGCCAGGGGATCGAGGAGCTTAAGGAAGCGATCTCACGGGCGATCCCGCGCCCGCACACGGAGGTCCGCGCGCTGATCCCGTACACCGAAGGTGACCTCGTGGCGCGTCTGCACGGCCACGACGCCGAACTGCTTGAACTTGAGCACGTCGAAGACGGTACGCGGATCCACGCTCTGGTTCGCCCGGATCTTGCTGATTTGCTCGCTCCATACGCTGAAGCGGACGGTGCGGAAGACGGAACGGATAAGGGAGCGGAAGCCGGTGCGGACGCATGA
- a CDS encoding ATP-dependent DNA helicase produces the protein MSPDTPEPAAASESATGSADPAVQEVERLLTTAVDKMGGQRRDGQHEMAHAVAHALSSGRHLLVQAGTGTGKSLAYLVPAITHAIDAEKPVVVATATLALQSQVVGRDVPRLLKALEDELPRPVDVTLLKGRNNYACKYKLAGGYPEDDDAGSLFDASLTAAATDGGAVDDGPTSPLGQEIMRIRKWAEESETGDRDELVPSVSDKAWRQVSVSSLECLGTQHCPMAEECFTERARGLAAESDVVVTNHAMLAFSAFEQLPVLPDFDVVIVDEAHELQDRVTNTYTRPLTHTAITHAAQGAKKHLKVASKALSDAAKEFEKSVTNIPTGLQPRGLTEAQRAAVTQVFESAKVVMSDSKREAGDAAPDGGWQSARSAVAQIVELCERLLSAGKGEEVVWASRPGSFEPGRGYVVPDDSEPASLMVAPLSVAMQMRDGLFEDRTVVLTSATLAVGEAFEPVAGGLGLMGPEAPEWDSVDVGSPFEYEKQGVLYVAQHLPPPGRGVSEEVIDELVDLIKASGGAALALFSSRRATEDAAAACRERLDVPILVQGEASMMELVREFSADEQTCLFGTMTLWQGVDVPGRHCRLVVIDRIPFPRPDDPLMTARTRDVNEHGGNGFMSVSAHHAAIRLAQGVGRLIRSTEDRGVAAILDSRMATRRYGAYLRNALPPLWTTTDRNTVLGALGRLREANK, from the coding sequence ATGAGTCCAGACACGCCGGAACCCGCTGCCGCATCGGAATCAGCAACCGGATCAGCTGACCCAGCGGTTCAGGAGGTTGAGCGCTTGCTGACCACCGCCGTCGACAAGATGGGTGGCCAGCGTCGCGACGGCCAGCACGAGATGGCACACGCGGTAGCGCACGCGCTCTCGTCTGGGAGGCACCTGTTGGTACAGGCTGGGACGGGTACGGGTAAGTCTCTGGCGTATCTGGTTCCCGCGATCACGCACGCGATCGATGCGGAGAAACCCGTTGTGGTTGCGACGGCGACGTTGGCACTGCAGTCCCAGGTCGTGGGACGTGACGTTCCGCGTTTATTGAAGGCTTTGGAAGATGAGCTTCCGCGGCCGGTTGATGTCACTCTGCTCAAGGGGCGGAACAATTACGCGTGCAAATACAAGCTCGCCGGCGGGTACCCGGAGGATGACGATGCGGGCTCGCTTTTCGATGCGTCCTTGACTGCTGCTGCAACTGATGGGGGCGCGGTTGACGATGGCCCGACCTCGCCCTTGGGTCAAGAGATCATGCGGATCCGTAAGTGGGCTGAGGAGAGCGAAACAGGGGACCGGGATGAGCTGGTCCCGTCGGTTTCGGATAAGGCGTGGCGTCAGGTTTCGGTGTCTTCGCTTGAATGCTTGGGCACACAGCATTGCCCGATGGCGGAGGAATGCTTCACTGAGCGTGCCCGCGGGTTGGCGGCTGAATCCGACGTTGTGGTGACGAACCATGCGATGCTCGCTTTTTCTGCGTTCGAGCAGCTACCGGTTTTGCCGGATTTCGATGTTGTGATCGTTGATGAGGCTCACGAACTTCAGGACCGGGTCACCAACACGTATACGCGCCCGCTGACGCACACTGCGATCACGCACGCCGCGCAGGGTGCTAAGAAGCATTTGAAGGTCGCATCAAAGGCGTTATCCGATGCGGCGAAGGAGTTCGAGAAATCGGTCACGAACATCCCGACAGGGCTTCAGCCGCGCGGTTTGACGGAGGCTCAGCGTGCGGCCGTGACGCAGGTTTTCGAGTCCGCGAAAGTTGTGATGTCGGATTCGAAGCGCGAGGCGGGCGATGCCGCTCCGGACGGTGGCTGGCAATCCGCGCGTTCTGCGGTGGCTCAGATTGTTGAACTGTGTGAGCGCTTGTTGAGTGCCGGCAAGGGAGAAGAGGTTGTGTGGGCGTCTCGGCCAGGCAGCTTCGAGCCGGGGCGTGGCTATGTTGTTCCGGATGATTCGGAGCCGGCTTCGCTGATGGTGGCTCCTTTGTCTGTTGCGATGCAGATGCGGGATGGCCTGTTTGAGGACCGGACTGTTGTGCTGACCTCGGCGACGCTCGCGGTGGGTGAGGCTTTTGAGCCGGTTGCTGGTGGGCTCGGGCTGATGGGGCCGGAGGCTCCTGAATGGGATTCGGTCGATGTCGGTTCGCCTTTCGAGTACGAGAAGCAGGGCGTCCTGTATGTGGCTCAGCACCTCCCGCCGCCGGGGCGCGGGGTCTCTGAAGAGGTCATTGATGAGCTCGTCGATTTGATCAAGGCCTCCGGTGGTGCGGCTTTGGCGCTGTTTTCCTCCCGCCGGGCTACAGAGGATGCGGCCGCTGCGTGCCGTGAGCGTCTTGATGTGCCTATCTTGGTGCAGGGTGAGGCGTCGATGATGGAGCTGGTGCGTGAGTTTTCCGCTGATGAGCAGACGTGCCTGTTTGGGACGATGACTCTGTGGCAGGGTGTGGATGTTCCGGGGCGTCATTGCCGCTTGGTAGTGATTGACCGGATCCCGTTCCCACGCCCTGATGATCCTTTGATGACGGCCCGGACGCGTGATGTGAATGAGCATGGCGGGAACGGGTTCATGTCGGTTTCCGCGCATCATGCGGCGATCCGTTTGGCTCAGGGAGTGGGCCGGTTGATTCGTTCTACTGAGGATAGGGGAGTGGCCGCGATTTTGGATTCGCGGATGGCTACCCGCCGTTACGGGGCGTATCTACGTAATGCTTTGCCGCCGTTGTGGACCACTACCGACCGGAATACGGTTCTTGGTGCTTTGGGCCGCTTGCGCGAGGCCAATAAGTAG
- the lexA gene encoding transcriptional repressor LexA yields the protein MSTETPSPDTQSARPSKPLTARQRSVLECIESFLNVQGYPPTMREIGDAVGLKSLSSVTHQLQQLTKLGWIRRDPKLPRALEVLHPSDPTLESSAPVSSAAADASSEGTPGLAPVTSIAQGSARAKAPATSTAATLDFAQGDEDSAPIPLVGRIAAGGPILADQQVEDVMTLPRQLVGHGELFMLKVSGDSMIDAAICDGDWVVVRRQNTAQNGEIVAALLDDEATVKTFRQRDGHTWLLPQNSQYEPILGDHAQIMGRVVSVLRSL from the coding sequence ATGAGCACCGAGACACCGTCACCGGACACACAGTCGGCGCGCCCCTCGAAGCCGCTCACCGCTCGTCAGCGTTCCGTTTTGGAGTGCATCGAATCGTTCCTGAATGTGCAGGGCTACCCGCCAACGATGCGTGAGATCGGCGATGCGGTCGGGTTGAAGTCGCTCTCCTCTGTAACGCATCAGTTGCAGCAACTGACTAAGCTCGGCTGGATCCGCCGTGACCCTAAGTTGCCTCGCGCACTCGAAGTTCTCCATCCATCCGACCCGACGTTGGAAAGCTCTGCGCCTGTTTCCTCGGCCGCTGCAGACGCCTCCTCTGAAGGCACCCCTGGCCTCGCGCCAGTGACCTCGATTGCGCAGGGTTCGGCACGCGCAAAGGCACCAGCAACATCTACCGCCGCGACGCTCGATTTTGCTCAGGGCGACGAAGATTCGGCCCCAATCCCGCTTGTGGGTCGCATCGCCGCGGGTGGCCCGATTCTTGCCGATCAGCAGGTCGAGGACGTCATGACGTTGCCGCGCCAACTTGTGGGGCACGGCGAGCTCTTCATGCTCAAAGTCTCTGGTGATTCGATGATCGATGCAGCGATCTGCGATGGTGACTGGGTTGTCGTGCGCCGCCAGAACACCGCTCAGAACGGCGAAATCGTTGCGGCACTTCTCGATGATGAAGCCACTGTGAAGACGTTCCGTCAGCGCGACGGCCACACGTGGTTGCTACCTCAGAACTCCCAATACGAACCGATCCTGGGCGACCACGCTCAGATCATGGGGCGCGTCGTATCCGTACTGCGTTCACTTTAG